The proteins below are encoded in one region of Juglans microcarpa x Juglans regia isolate MS1-56 chromosome 4D, Jm3101_v1.0, whole genome shotgun sequence:
- the LOC121260320 gene encoding LOW QUALITY PROTEIN: calcium uptake protein, mitochondrial (The sequence of the model RefSeq protein was modified relative to this genomic sequence to represent the inferred CDS: deleted 1 base in 1 codon), whose product MATSSSRTRSSGPVLRSLSPSGRFYSPNTSNSVFSSSSSAFASSTSSSFSSPSTAFFHHDPHGHHYHHHHHHSHNHQRSASPTRVNLFTTASLSPSVRFSIDHRSISPNRNQVIKSHHSPMSISKKTCMCSPTTHPGSFRCSLHKNMANGSGSHHAGSYPTNRLNMRRSAMKNSLVRIGGVEGEWVKRALTALIRPSSHQLRRRAAFQPAPSRLSIMSKAEDLIPARKPESIQEILNRVVSGEFASHPPFYIYFFLVQINWFVRNTLGTIDPTMRSFASLKISAPPSLHQLALIQTLGFRRFSQSAPSSSSQIDASIPDTKSPLLGSFLKWASGITVGSGLALLCWSSTPAPSPDSNFALFKKPLLSFADSSTATAESTVSAFRKLALPESSYYLFGDAFRRKIFFNYEKRLRLRSPPEKVFEYFASFRSAEGELFMKPADLMRAVVPVFPPSESNLVREGYLKGERSPGELHCDTSDFFMLFDVDNDGLISFKEYIFFVTLLSIPESSFSVAFKMFDIDNNGEIDKEEFKKVMAMMRSHNRQGAQHRDGLRTGLKFNGSVENGGLVEYFFGKHGKERLQHDKFYQFLRDFHDEILRLEFAHYDYKLRGTISAKDFALSMVASADLSHIGRLLDRVDELSNVSQLRDTRITFEEFKNFAELRQKLKPFSLALFTFGEVNGLLRRNDFQRAASHVCDVALSDNVVEIIFQVFDTNSDGSLSYDEFVRVLCNRERDIAQRVAEGIPGFFSCCQNSANNCSPSQVLS is encoded by the exons aTGGCGACCTCATCGTCAAGAACCAGATCCAGCGGACCGGTTCTACGCTCGCTCTCACCCTCCGGCAGATTTTATTCTCCCAACACATCAAACTCTGTTTTTTCTTCGTCCTCTTCAGCATTTGCTTCCTCTACGAGCTCCAGTTTCTCTTCCCCGTCAACAGCTTTCTTCCACCATGACCCTCACGGCCATCattaccaccaccaccaccaccactccCACAATCATCAGCGATCAGCCTCTCCTACCCGGGTCAACCTCTTTACCACCGCTTCCCTCTCCCCATCCGTTCGTTTCTCCATCGACCACCGCTCTATTTCCCCCAACCGCAATCAGGTCATCAAGAGCCACCACAGCCCCATGTCGATCTCCAAGAAGACGTGTATGTGTTCACCGACGACGCATCCAGGTTCTTTTCGCTGTAGTCTTCACAAAAACATGGCAAACGGTAGCGGAAGCCATCATGCGGGCTCGTATCCCACCAATCGGCTGAACATGCGCAGATCGGCTATGAAGAACTCGCTGGTTAGGATCGGAGGCGTGGAAGGAGAGTGGGTTAAGAGGGCGCTGACCGCTCTGATCCGTCCCTCTTCGCATCAATTAAGGAGAAGGGCCGCTTTCCAGCCCGCGCCGAGCCGGCTCTCGATCATGTCCAAGGCGGAAGATCTA ATTCCGGCTAGGAAGCCGGAATCGATCCAGGAGATTCTCAACAGAGTCGTCAGCGGCGAGTTTG CCTCCCATCCCCCCTTCTACATTTACTTCTTTCTCGTACAGATTAATTGGTTTGTAAGAAATACCCTGGGCACGATCGATCCCACTATGCGTTCCTTTGCGTCCCTGAAAATATCCGCACCACCATCCCTCCATCAACTCGCCCTGATTCAAACGCTTGGATTTCGTCGATTCTCTCAATCCGCACCTTCATCCTCTTCCCAGATCGATGCCTCAATCCCCGATACCAAGAGCCCTCTTCTCGGCTCCTTTCTGAAATGGGCTTCGGGGATCACCGTTGGCTCTGGCCTAGCACTTCTTTGCTGGTCCTCTACTCCCGCTCCTTCTCCCGATTCCAATTTCGCTCTTTTCAAGAAGCCCTTGTTGTCTTTCGCTGACTCGTCAACGGCCACTGCTGAATCTACGGTTTCTGCATTTCGCAAATTAGCCTTACCTGAAAGCTCATACTACCTCTTTggag ATGCATTTAGGAGAAAGATTTTCTTCAACTATGAGAAGCGCTTAAGGTTGCGGAGTCCTCCTGAAAAg GTTTTTGAGTACTTTGCATCTTTTCGGTCAGCGGAAGGAGAATTATTTATGAAACCAGCTGACCTAATGCGGGCAGTTGTTCCTGTCTTCCCTCCATCTGAATCCAACCTTGTCAGAGAAGGATATTTGAAAGGGGAAAGGAGTCCTGGAGAGTTACATTGTGATACTTCagatttttttatgctttttgaTGTGGACAATGATGGACTCATATCTTTTAAAGA GTATATCTTTTTTGTGACACTACTCAGCATCCCAGAATCAAGCTTTTCTGTGGCATTCAAAATGTTTGACATTGACAATAATGG AGAGATAGATAAGGAAGAATTCAAGAAAGTTATGGCTATGATGCGATCTCATAACAGACAAGGGGCTCAACACAGGGATGGGCTTCGAACTGGGTTAAAATTCAATGGTTCAGTAGAAAATGGAGGCCTGGTGGAGTATTTCTTTGGTAAACATGGAAAGGAACGACTCCAACATGATAAGTTTTACCAATTTTTGCGAGATTTTCATGATGAA ATTCTGAGATTGGAGTTTGCTCATTATGACTACAAATTACGGGGAACTATATCAGCTAAGGACTTTGCATTGTCCATGGTTGCTTCTGCCGACTTGAGTCATATAGGCAGGTTGCTTGATCGGGTTGATGAATTGAGCAATGTTTCGCAACTTAGGGATACACGCATTACTTTTGAGGAGTTCAAAAATTTTGCAGAGCTACGCCAAAAACTGAAGCCATTTTCTTTGGCCCTTTTCACTTTTGGAGAAGTGAATGGCCTGTTAAGAAGAAATGACTTTCAACGAGCTGCCTCACAT GTGTGCGATGTAGCCCTCTCTGATAATGTGgttgaaatcattttccaaGTGTTTGACACAAACAGTGATGGAAGTTTAAGCTACGATGAGTTTGTAAGAGTTTTATGCAATAGGGAAAGGGATATTGCTCAACGTGTGGCGGAAGGAATTCCGggc tttttttcttgttgccAGAACAGTGCAAATAATTGCTCCCCTTCGCAGGTTCTTTctt